From a single Brassica napus cultivar Da-Ae chromosome C9, Da-Ae, whole genome shotgun sequence genomic region:
- the LOC106441844 gene encoding uncharacterized protein LOC106441844, with the protein MSKISNLDYVALNLSGDNYLQWALDTKINFRSKELGDAIIEGNNETDKNRYRAISIIRHHLIEGLKDQYLIMENPLDLWTALQRREMRPIGTTSLPEANEAEKKDPKECNHVHDDKRSHGKGRSRYKGHGRDNYSYGRQGNHNNRGRGSSYGRGRGSYGSGQGGISKPSNSTKLACHRCGMSNHWAKNCGTPKHLCELYQESLKNKNPEAHMVHDTGYDADDDSDLEKDDLLDFETSDCLKD; encoded by the exons atgtcgaaaatctcaaacCTAGACTATGTTGCCCTTAATCTCTCTGGAGACAACTATTTGCAATGGGCACTTGACACAAAGATTAACTTTAGGTCAAAGGAACTCGGTGATGCTATCATCGAGGGCAACAATGAGACTGATAAGAATCGGTACAgggctataagtattatacgccaCCATCTCATTGagggtctaaaagatcagtacctCATCATGGAGAATCCACTAGACCTTTGGACCGCTTTACAGCGACG tgagatgagacccaTCGGAACAACATCATTACCAGAAGCCAATGAGGctgaaaagaaagatcccaaagaGTGCAACCACGTCCATGATGATAAGAGATCACACGGCAAAGGCCGTAGTAGATACAAAGGACATGGCCGTGACAACTACTCATATGGCCGgcaaggaaaccacaataaccgtggtcgtggttccagctATGGCCGTGGCCGAGGCAGTTATGGAAGTGGTCAAGGCggcatatccaaaccgtctAACTCGACCAAATTAGCTTGTCACAGATGCGGGATGAGtaaccattgggccaagaattgtGGAACCCCTAAACATCTATGTGAGCTCTATCAAGAGAGCcttaagaacaagaacccggaagCCCATATGGTTCATGATACCGGgtatgatgctgatgatgattcCGACCTTGAAAAGGACGACCTCTTGgattttgagacttctgattgtctcaaagaCTAA